The DNA region taaataatataaattttatcCATAATTAGTGTACAAACATGAAGCAAAATATCTGCATATCAGACTCACAGATGGATTATTCTTACAATGCGTAATACAGTAGCAGAACATTTCACTAATTTAAAAAAGTGTGTTAGCAAAGGGGCAGTATTAATtcacaaataaaacataatatggacaaataatatattaattcataatgtgttaaattaaataaaataatggggAAACAAAGACATTACATAATACTTTATGAAGAATCGTGTACCAGacacaaatatatttatgaaatgaTGTCATTTTCACGAGGGCATCAATcggtcatttggaaaagtgggaCACGCTCTTCTGACATCAATAAAGTTACAGTTATTTATACATTCATCTTAAATATCTGGCATGATGCCGTACGAGGAAGTCTTAGACTTGACATGTAATCACAAATTTAGGCATAAATGGAACTGAGGAGTAAATTTCACTGGCTCAGCTCCAACGCGGTCGAAAACATCTCGGTGAGAATTAACGTAATTTTCACTATCAGACTACACTGGCGAGTCCATTggctcaataaataaaaatacaaaaggtgTAGTTcacttgtttcttttttctggTTTACACCTGACTCACAATCTCAGAGTCTTCCTCCTCGTACCACTGCAGCGGCGTCCCATCAGAAGCCCTTTGCAGAATCACTTTCTGAGAAACCTGCGAAGAAACACAACAATATTTGTCATGTTTAACTTACTTTTatacttatttttcaaatataacTTTTATTCATTTGGAAGACACTTTTAtctaaagcataggtctcaaactcgattcctgaagtgccgcagctctgcagttttgcggcaaccctaatcaaacacagctgatgcaaataatccatgtgttcaaaagagtcttgaacaccttaattatttgcttcagctgtgtttgattagggttgcagcaaaactgcagagctgcggcactTCAGAAGTTGAGTTTGAGTCCTATGATCTAAAGTATCAAGACACCAGCAAAGTAATATTTAGATTCTAAGTCTCATTTTGTTTACCATTGTTttcatataatacatttataattgatATATAATAGGGGTGTGAGAACATATGGATGTGGCACAGCATCATGATATTTTCTGAGCCTATACGGTTTTtgacattacaatgcgttttCCAGCCGTGTTTTGACCGACTATTCGCCTGTTCTTTGACCACGACATTGGATTGCTCTGCATGTACCTCTTTGACCCTgtcattgcctgcctgaccattcttgtattaaactgcatgtggatccacaCTCCGTTATCAGCATTCTTCACATGACAGCATGGACTCTTTTCACAGGATGGTATTGTTAAATATGACTAGTTTAACGGCTTTAGCTTCTCAAATCCTTGAACATTTTCAATATTTAGGTTAAAATAAACATAGGTAAATTTATAAAGCTATACTTTatactaaatcattttaaaatcaaattaccAAAAAAGAAACACTAGATGGGAGGTGTTCCTAATGCAGAGTCTATGAGCGGGAcaataaatttgacattgttctctcttctggctgccattaTCAGCCTCACACATTGATTACAGTAACatagagttgttgttgttgtttgagcaaattgtgttgtaaaaaaatgatatgtggtactctcccattcactccAATTCTTAacaagtttacccaactatgaggCCTTTTGCTGCTGAGAAACCTGAAAATGTGAAAAGGCTCTATTGGTAACTGCAGAGTCATCTATGCGTAATTCTCTGCATGTTGTATGCTCTAATACAGTCCATCATGCGCAGTGAGGAGAGTGAGACGTGGAGCTCTGATGCTGAGAGTATTCACTGAGGTTTTGcagctgtattgtgtgtgttgaTGCCAAAACGtatgttagcatgtttttgcACTATTTTATGTGTATGCATTTAACGTATGAATAATGCATTGCAATTTCACTACTATTTCTAGGTAATTATctcattttttgttaatattcaTGGAGTCTTGCAAAATGTTATCAGTCGATATAATCGGTTTAGAACAAAATAGGAAGTCTGGGAGGATCAAGTGCCTGTCTTTCAGTGGACCGTTTGCTAACAGTGACATTCGTATTGAAAAAAACGGAATCACTTTTAATCAAACTAGAACTAAACCAACATTCTTCTAGTATTCTCCGACCTTGCTGATATGTTGAATAGGTTCCTCAAAATGAAAGATTGTGATCTGATTCTTAATCCTTTCCCAGTTCGTCCTTGTATATATAATCTACATCAGaagtgctcaaccctgttcctggagatcgaccttcctaaagagttcagctcaaaccctgatcaaacacacctgaatcaattaattaggacctgaacagcacttcataattacaggcaggtgtgtttaatatgggttgcataggaaatctgcaggaaggtcgatctccaggaacagggttggtcacccctgatctacattgtataaagcagtgtttcccaaccctgttcctgaaggcacaccaacagtacacattttcaacctcttcctaatcaaacacacctgaataaacCCATCAGAACATAATATAAGACTCCAAAACCTGAggttaatgggtcagataagggagacatccagaatgtgtactgttggtgttcctccaggaacagggttgggaagcACTATGGGAAAAAGTTGAaatttctatctttttttttaaattagctaaAGACTTAAATTTATGTCGCAAATAGGTACGGTGTCTTTACCTGTTTGTGAGAAGGAATCTGGTGGTATGGTGGTGGCTCCGGGCGCTTGATCCTCATTGACCCTTGGCGTTCAAGTGAACGGGTTTTTGGCACCACAGCGTTGTTTTTCTGGTGCCAGGTTTTAAGCTCTCCGGACACCACATCTCGTGGAAGCACACGGCTGGGATGATTGGGGTATTCTCTAAGAGAGGTCGTGCGAACCACTTTTGTGTATGGCGGTGGAGGCTTGAGCATCCGTTTGGGAGATGTGACCTCCGCTTGTTGgggtttattattaacatttaaggtTGCAGATTGTGAAGTTGGTCCAAGCTGCAGTTTTGCCATGTCTGCCTGCAGTGGCGTGCCGTTGTTGATCTTTACTCGATTGGTGCCAGGCAGGAGGCGAggtgggttgttgttgttgtttttgactgTGTTGTTGGCGCTGAGTGTGTTGTTGTTAGCGTTGTTTGCTTTAGCCGGAAGAGTGCGATGGTAGCCGTATGGAGGTGGACAGGGTTTGGGTCCATCGCTGGTGGtctctcggctggaggaactgcTGTATGAAGAAATGGAGAGCTCAGAGCTGCTGTCCTCAGAGCTGCACTGATAGAGGCGCTGAACTGAGTAGGCTAAAGCAAAATCTGTCACTCGACGACGCGGCAGTTTGGTTCGTCCTCGTCCCAGATCTGTGCCAGGCTTGGCAAGTTCTGGTTTGCTTCTAGGAAGCCTGTTTTGAGAGGAGATCATATCAGATTATTTGCTGCAATAAGGTTAGAAAACAGATAGAAAATTAAGCACTGAAAAGTAtcaatttaaatgcttaaatgaAACAATACGTAAATGGCtgactgtgtgtgcgtgtataaatGATTCACTCATTAATCTGCATGTTTTTAACTAATCATTTAAAGACAAATACATTTTTGCTGATGATTTTCAATAGGCAATTCAAAAAACAATCCTTGCACTCTGCAGTTCTAACCTTTAATAAATTTTATCTCTTCGATAAAACAGTAACCAttaaaagttcagatgcaaagacTTCTatgtgccgtctgaaatttccaacaaaaatgaacattgttctcagcctcctttgtttatgtcgacatatttcactttaaaaatcataaaaaaggacttattactatatattactatatataaaagtgatattattgaacctacacacaggatcctaataaaaaatgctaattttagaagaaaatttcagatggcatttagaggtttatACAACCGAACCCTTCATTTACAAGTGGATCTCTGCTAAaattttctaataataaaaatacatttaaaaaaaaaaacagcaaccatTGACATTTATTgtcgaaacaaaaaaaaaaatactatgaaagtcaatggcttttttttttttcaacattcagTTTATCTTTCTTATGTTcagtagaagaaagaaactcacaggTTTGGAAGAACAAAAGGATGAGTAAAATGACaggatttacattttttggtgaactatccaaCTAACTAAAAACCAGGTctgttaaataaatttgatttaaaaattaagtatttaagagTTCATCACTGAACATTCGTTCAAACTTGAATTGAACCAAATTCAAAACGAATTAACCAtcaagtttgttttatttttccaacaattttCGGTTTATATTCCTTGGTTCATATAAACTATAAATTGgttagaagaaagaaattcaaacaggtttggaacaagtctaGAGAGTAAAATTGGCAGAGTtaaatttttttgggtgaactattcttttagttTGACAAAATTAATGGCAACCCAACTAAAAATCAAGTTTATCGCAGAATCATTCGTTCAAAATAGATAGAACCATCTAGTTCGTTTCCAAAGATGattgtagagcaggggtgtccaaactcggccctgtacggccagtgtcctggagagtttatttattaagtttacttgcttcaacacaacagccaggaagtttctagcatatctagtaagagcttgattagatggttcaggtgtgtttgattagggttggagctaaaatctcctggacactggccctccaggaccgagtttgaacgcCCCTGATTTAGAGTATTTTGAATGAATATGTCAATGTGAATGACCTGAAGGACTGTGAGAAGTGTCGGCGCAGTGGCAGCTCTGGTGTGGAGGGGGCGCTGTTTGGCTGATTGTTTCGCACCGGCAGACTCTTAAACACAAACTGAGGTGCTGGAGGAAGCTCTGCCATTCTGCTGTCTGTCGGGGATCCTGATGGACTGCTGCTGACACAGAGGACAAGAGAATGCCTATGAGACTTATACATATTTCTAAAATAAGCTCTTAATTTTCTTTTACCTCAGTAAAGCTTAATAGATCAATAGAACAAAGCTTTTTGATTTGTTTGTGCAGTAAAATAAATCTCCCAGACCATTCTACTGTGACCCAAATGCCAATTTGGAGGTAATATCTTTGGGTAGAAATAAACCTTATTCAGCTACAATGTGTTAAATTGATAAAAAGTTACAGTAGACAGTGTTGCATAAAAAGCTTGTAAAATATAAGGGTGTATAATATCTGTGACCTCAAATATTTTACACTGCCACCCTGTGTTGTTATTGTTTTCTgtctctcactctttctctctaATCACCTGTTAATAATGAAGTTGCTGAGGCATGCAgcaatggagaataaagagagaCAGTGCCAAACACTACCAACTAAGGCTGCTTTTACTTGATTCTCCTGCAGCAGACAAGCTATTGTGCTATCAAagttaaaatttaaaaagtaaaaaaatctgaTTGTTAGTCAACGAAATAGTGATTTAAGTGCCCTTTGTCATTTCTACTTTATATGTTTGGTTTTGGTTCAACCTTTTGGAGCAGTACTGGGGTGGATGACACTTTTTGTTtgctacattttatttttctgtttatggTAGAGAAGGAGCAAGGTAAgatctgtttttctttttaattttattttgagagttttGAAAGTTGCTTCCTTAATCAGTTTGATCTTTagtttgttgttttggttttatccCCTCCTGAGTTTTACCTTggtcatttattatttgttaattttttagtaACTGCTTTTACTGCTTTTTTGTACATTTCATTTGGCGTGAGTGATCGATtgagtgctttcattttctctaaaagtatatataaatatgtctgaaaacatgccaagtttttgttattttctgcAAAAGCTCTAAATGATATTTTAGTTTACATAAACAAAAAGtatgttttaattatatttagacAAGACTATACTTTGTAAAGGCTACATTATTCCACAGCTATAtggaatttatttattatggagtcaatctagggctataaatacttgcaaaaaaaaaacgctttgcagacaaaaataaagtatttagctaaattaaataaatgcaaagcaAGAATTaatttttgtgaaataaaaattaatttcgctaacaaaaataaagaactgcaaagggaaaattatTTTTGGGAAATAAGAGGTCAATGGAACTTGGGTGACAGCATCACATGGACACACAGCATCAACAAGATGATCTTACAGCCTAGTAGGTCCAAGCCTGCCGTAAACGCCCAAGTTCCaccccttgtttttttttttttttttggcaaattttTATTTCCCAAAACGTTATTCTCCGAATTCAGTTCTTTAATTCTGTTAGCAAAATTTTTATTTCTCCAAAATTAATTTTCGTTTTGCGATTTTTGGAGAGTtgcatttatgatttattttgctcaatactttattttttgcttgAAAAACTTTCTTGAATTTTGCAAGTGCATATATAGCCATAGATTGACTCCATAATTTATATATTGTACTGTAAAAATGATTGGACAAAAACCCATGACAACAAATGTCTAAgtcaatcaggtttcaactaatgtttttaagttagactaaaaatatttagttaaactTTGTATGTTTAAGTGGGTCGAGATGACTAGAAAattagattttgttttaacaaGGTGCAAGAATTATTATGTTTttgcatttataaaaacaaactaactaaattaTCCGTCATTAGGCCCAAAGCTTAAATATCCCACCTTGAGCGGCTACTGCCAGCAGAGCGAGATGGCTTTGGTTTCTGGTAGGGCTGATCCAAACTAGATTCCTTCCATGGAGAGTTCTGGATGGGTGAAGCATCATAGTCCAGACTGGAGCTGGAGCTCGACTGCTTCGGACCGTTTTTGGGTAAAAGAGTCAGACGCTGAAACCCACTGTCTGTGGAAGATCCCAGAACAGCCGGAGAAAAGGGAGCAGAGTCTGAATCTGTAgataaaaagcatttatttttctgACATCATCAAACTTTAACAGTGTAGAAATCCAATTATCGCATACAGCAGGGTGTGAAATGTGAGCTTATTTTAACCACTTACCATCATCCAAGGCAACAGCGTCAGAGAGCGAGCTGTCGTCAGACATGCAAAGATCTGAAATGCACCAACAATTCcttttaataaaaacagtcaCTTTGCTAATACTTCAAATGTAATGTCATCTGTGTCTGACCTCTCTGCCTGGACGAATAGCAGGTTTGAGGAGAAACACAGCCGTGGTTGATGCGGTGTTTCAGTATGGCAACCTGCAGTTCTTTTAGCTTCTTCTCCTCACGTTTGCACTGCTGCAGTCGGCTTTTCCTTACCGGTTTGCTGATGTGCTCCTCCAGGGAGAGCTTTCGCGCTGCCTCATAAATCTGCCGCTGCAGGGCGAGATCAGCCTCCAGCGAAAGCAGCTCAGACTCCTGGAGACAAACATTTCAGGGGACAACCGCATGATTACACGGTGAAAATGCTGAAATATGGATTACACGCACCTcgtaaaacaatttttttcccaTACAAGTTTCACTGTAATACCAGTTCCATTAGTAATAACTCTTAAAACTAGCCAGGTAGGCTCAAATAGCAGCCAGTTATAGCATAGCTATTAAAGTTTCCTATTATGTCTCAGATATAAGCTTGATTGTATTGCTATTTGCAGAGTTTAAAGCTTAAAGTGCAAGATAAATGGTGTTTTTGCTTCcagaaaggtttaaaacaagtagtGAAAAACAATACAAGGTAATAACAAATTTGTATAATAGCTGTAGATGGTTGTTGTTGATGGCTTCCTGCAACCATATCTAATCATTTGTGCTGAGGCCAGGTAGAGTTTGGTTTGAGTTGTCAACATGTCAAGCAAATCAAATGTCTCGCCAAATGATGAATCAGACTTGATCTGACAAGGTGCAATCAATGTAAACGTTCTTATCTGCGTATTTACTaataaattatgattatttttaaatgtaaaaatctttATAAGATTACAAGTGGACctcaaacaatacaaaataaaaagggGAGTTCCTGAGAACTTTAAAATATGTGAACCTGGACCGTGTTAAATTGCACAGATTTATTTGTGGGGAATAGCCAAAAATGCATTGCATGACTTAAAatatagattattatttttttgcttcataTCATATAGaactgtgtttctcaaccacgttcctggaggaccaccagctttgcacattttcagtgtctccttaaccaaacacacctgattcagatcatcagctcattaagagagactaaaagacctgtaatgggcaTTCACAACATGCAGTGTTggcggtcctccaggaacgtggttgaaaaacactgatTTAGAATATGAAGTAAAGATCATTCTTAATTAAgacatatatatgaaatatataaaaaccAAATTTTTAGTTTGTAATGTGCATTACTAAGAACTTTATTTAaccaactttaaaggtgatttgctcaatattttaaatcttttgaaccctcagattcaaCAAATAGTTGTATTTCAGCCATTATTCTTATGACAGGCTTTGTGGTCTAGGGGCACTTAccgtgctcagcatatataactACACCACTCAcaaatttctcttttaaatttatatttttaatatgaagctatacaatgttatttttgtgcaaatacattagtCAGAATTTGAACTGAAGCCAAATCTTGAGCTTATCTAACAGAATaccttacgataatggtccaaaaactagtacacccaaatgtaaatgttaaaaattaaaaggaggaaaaataaagcaaaggaaaaaaatggaaacattattatttttttagatctttagcttgaatttaattgtattatttttctatttctaaatatttttttataaatatctgtttaataaatctgtttttaaaatgcattgcctatattcactgagaaatggataaaaatattcattttcaaaattgggtgtactcaattattctGAGCACTGTATCCTAGTAGTGGCGCTTTCATATGATGAACATTGTCTAATACCTCTCCATCTTGTGAAATAAAGCCCTCATCCAGTTTAAAAGCTGCTCCGATGCGTCGCCGGACCTGCGGCGGCTTCTCGTCAGGCAGGAGAGGGTAATCAGAGGGCAGTTTTCCAGTCAGCTCCTGTTAAAACAAAGACTAGTTTAAACGTAAAGAAAAACTAATTCCATTAgtcaatacaaaacaaaaatctttaaGTGAGCAGATGCTGGTCTTTATATTGTGGAGGTGTCCACAAAAGGGTTTCTATGGTGTACTGATTAAGCCCTTAAATCTTCTCTCTGCTTGGCCAGTAGTGAATGACAGACATGTGGGCCTACGTGTAAAGAAGCATCTGTTTCTTGGCCATTGGCTTTGGGGTTTCTATTGAAGGGCTGTATTCAGAACAAGAGAAAGCCAGGCTTAATCAGAGCAATCTGATTTACGCTTGAGGGCCCCAGCTGACTTTCCTGAAACTTTCAATGTGCATGTAAAGAAATTTATGTTTCATTTCATTTGCATGTGAAACACTAATGTTCAACAGTTTACGCCGTGTGAAGAAATGTATCCTTTTATTCACCAACGATGCATTAAATTGACCAAAACATGTACAAAATATGTATGCTACAAAATAGTTTTGACTAAGTCAGTGCTGCTTTTGAAGTTTATATTCATCATATAATAAAGTATCATGGTTTCCACCCAAAAATATCAAACAGCACAACAATTTTTATCagcatgatttctgaaggatcttgCGTCactgaaaactggagtaatgatgctgttACAATAACAGCAATTATTTTAATGGCagctatatttcaaaatattactgtATGTTTGATTAAACTAAATGAAGCCTTGGTAGGCAGAAAACTCTTCAAAAACAAATCTTATTGACCACAAAACCTTTGATGGTTAGTGTAATTGTTTTGCCCCATTAGAACTCATTATGCtttattagttcattttagtCAAGGCTAAGTGTCTCTGAAGTCTTGTATAATCCC from Danio rerio strain Tuebingen ecotype United States chromosome 8, GRCz12tu, whole genome shotgun sequence includes:
- the inavaa gene encoding innate immunity activator protein, translating into MSMDCKEEISDSDSGIILNSGPDSPTSPVKELNTHTRAMRLKQQALEDRLELCVLELKKLCIREAELTGKLPSDYPLLPDEKPPQVRRRIGAAFKLDEGFISQDGEESELLSLEADLALQRQIYEAARKLSLEEHISKPVRKSRLQQCKREEKKLKELQVAILKHRINHGCVSPQTCYSSRQRDLCMSDDSSLSDAVALDDDSDSAPFSPAVLGSSTDSGFQRLTLLPKNGPKQSSSSSSLDYDASPIQNSPWKESSLDQPYQKPKPSRSAGSSRSSSPSGSPTDSRMAELPPAPQFVFKSLPVRNNQPNSAPSTPELPLRRHFSQSFRLPRSKPELAKPGTDLGRGRTKLPRRRVTDFALAYSVQRLYQCSSEDSSSELSISSYSSSSSRETTSDGPKPCPPPYGYHRTLPAKANNANNNTLSANNTVKNNNNNPPRLLPGTNRVKINNGTPLQADMAKLQLGPTSQSATLNVNNKPQQAEVTSPKRMLKPPPPYTKVVRTTSLREYPNHPSRVLPRDVVSGELKTWHQKNNAVVPKTRSLERQGSMRIKRPEPPPYHQIPSHKQVSQKVILQRASDGTPLQWYEEEDSEIVSQV